The Achromobacter deleyi genome has a window encoding:
- a CDS encoding phosphatidate cytidylyltransferase yields MLGQRIVTAAVLLAILAAAMISANPWWFVALLALAAACANWEWLRLTLPQPPSPVIAIGVAVLLFAGMLALASAWLAGDRGGVSDPAWVLRYLVPAVSAVWLFGGVAAVVRGRSDAAPASLGWSVFSVPAAFAAWAVLAQMFVARGAGFVVSLLALVWVADIAAYFAGRAFGKRKLAPRVSPGKTIEGAVAGVLGAVVWIGLSSLWAGTFGHALVERWSFWLALPIAALLGVLSIVGDLFESLLKRRAGRKDSSTLLPGHGGVYDRIDAILPVAPFALLLSGVLF; encoded by the coding sequence ATGTTGGGCCAGCGTATCGTTACCGCCGCCGTTCTATTGGCCATTCTGGCCGCCGCGATGATCAGCGCGAACCCCTGGTGGTTCGTGGCCTTGCTGGCGCTGGCCGCCGCGTGCGCCAACTGGGAGTGGCTGCGCCTGACGCTGCCGCAACCGCCATCCCCCGTGATTGCCATCGGCGTTGCCGTGCTGTTGTTCGCAGGCATGCTGGCGCTTGCCTCCGCCTGGCTGGCGGGCGACCGTGGCGGCGTGAGCGACCCGGCCTGGGTGCTGCGCTACCTGGTGCCCGCCGTGTCCGCGGTCTGGCTGTTTGGCGGTGTCGCTGCCGTGGTTCGCGGCCGTTCCGACGCGGCGCCCGCAAGCCTGGGCTGGTCTGTCTTTTCGGTGCCCGCCGCATTCGCGGCCTGGGCCGTGCTGGCGCAGATGTTCGTCGCGCGGGGCGCGGGCTTCGTGGTTTCCCTGCTGGCGCTGGTCTGGGTTGCCGATATCGCGGCTTATTTTGCCGGCCGCGCGTTCGGCAAGCGTAAACTGGCCCCGCGGGTGAGTCCCGGAAAGACCATTGAAGGCGCCGTTGCCGGCGTGCTGGGCGCGGTGGTGTGGATCGGCCTGTCCAGCTTGTGGGCCGGCACGTTCGGCCACGCGCTGGTCGAGCGCTGGAGCTTCTGGCTGGCTCTGCCGATCGCCGCGCTGCTGGGCGTGCTGTCCATCGTGGGGGACCTGTTCGAGTCGCTGCTCAAGCGCCGCGCGGGCCGCAAGGACTCCAGCACGCTCCTGCCCGGCCATGGCGGCGTCTATGACCGCATTGATGCGATTCTTCCCGTCGCGCCCTTTGCGCTACTTTTGTCTGGAGTTTTGTTTTGA
- the uppS gene encoding polyprenyl diphosphate synthase, with amino-acid sequence MATSSTQAVPDTRDIPEHVAIIMDGNGRWATRRLLPRTAGHAKGVQAVRRVVEACGRAGVRYLTLFAFSSENWRRPAEEVSLLMRLFVQALEREIGKLEEQGVRLHVIGDLSPFEPRLRELIVAAQARTAHNDRLHLTVAANYGGRWDILQATRAMLAAEPGLAAHPELVDEERLARHLSMAWAPEPDLFIRTGGEQRISNFLIWQMAYAEFYFTDRYWPDFGANELMAAFDWYRTRERRFGRTSAQVSENGAK; translated from the coding sequence ATGGCAACCAGTTCGACCCAGGCGGTACCCGATACTCGCGACATCCCCGAGCACGTCGCTATCATCATGGATGGCAACGGCCGGTGGGCGACGCGGCGGCTGCTGCCTCGCACGGCGGGCCATGCCAAGGGCGTGCAGGCCGTGCGGCGCGTGGTCGAGGCCTGCGGCCGCGCCGGCGTCCGTTACCTGACGCTGTTCGCGTTCAGTTCCGAGAACTGGCGCCGTCCCGCCGAGGAAGTGTCCTTGCTGATGCGCCTGTTCGTGCAGGCGCTGGAGCGCGAGATCGGCAAGCTGGAAGAGCAGGGCGTCCGCTTGCACGTGATCGGGGACCTGAGCCCCTTTGAGCCGCGCCTGCGCGAACTGATCGTCGCGGCCCAGGCGCGCACCGCGCACAACGATCGTCTGCACCTGACGGTTGCCGCCAACTATGGCGGTCGCTGGGACATTCTTCAGGCCACGCGCGCCATGCTGGCGGCCGAGCCCGGCCTGGCGGCCCACCCCGAGCTGGTGGACGAGGAGCGCCTGGCCAGGCACCTTTCCATGGCGTGGGCGCCCGAACCCGACCTGTTCATCCGCACCGGCGGCGAACAACGCATTTCCAATTTCCTGATCTGGCAGATGGCCTACGCGGAGTTTTACTTCACGGACCGCTACTGGCCGGACTTCGGCGCCAATGAACTCATGGCCGCCTTTGATTGGTATCGCACGCGCGAACGCCGTTTTGGCCGCACCAGCGCGCAAGTCAGCGAAAACGGCGCGAAATAA
- the frr gene encoding ribosome recycling factor, translating into MSAAEIRKSAEARMAKSLDTLKINLGKIRTGRAHTGILDHVQVDYYGSPVPVGQVANVNLVDARTISVQPYEKQMAGPIEKAIRESDLGLNPISMGDTIRVPMPALTEERRRDLTKVVRSEGEDAKIAVRNLRREANEALKKLVKDKEISEDDERRAQDDVQKLTDRAVTDIDKMVVQKEAEIMTV; encoded by the coding sequence ATGAGCGCAGCAGAAATCCGCAAATCCGCCGAGGCCAGAATGGCCAAGTCGCTTGATACGCTCAAGATCAACCTGGGCAAGATCCGCACGGGCCGCGCCCACACCGGCATCCTGGATCACGTACAGGTCGACTACTACGGTTCGCCCGTGCCGGTCGGTCAGGTCGCCAACGTGAACCTCGTCGACGCCCGCACCATCAGCGTGCAGCCCTACGAGAAGCAAATGGCCGGCCCGATCGAAAAGGCAATCCGCGAATCGGACCTGGGCCTCAATCCCATCTCCATGGGCGACACCATCCGCGTGCCGATGCCCGCACTGACCGAAGAGCGCCGCCGCGATCTGACCAAGGTTGTCCGCAGCGAAGGCGAAGATGCCAAGATCGCCGTGCGCAACCTGCGTCGTGAAGCCAACGAGGCGCTGAAGAAGCTGGTCAAGGACAAGGAAATCTCCGAGGACGACGAGCGTCGCGCCCAGGACGACGTCCAGAAGCTGACGGACCGTGCCGTCACCGACATCGACAAGATGGTCGTCCAGAAAGAAGCGGAAATCATGACCGTATAA
- the pyrH gene encoding UMP kinase, which translates to MSSRAYKRVLLKLSGEALMGDDAFGINRSTIVRMTDEIAEVAATGVELAIVIGGGNIFRGVAPGAQGMDRATADYMGMMATIMNALALQDALKHKGIDTRVQSALNIDQVVEPYIRPKALRYLEEGKVVIFAAGTGNPFFTTDTAAALRGAEIGAEIVLKATKVDGIYSADPNKDPTATRYARISFDEAIVRRLEVMDATAFALCRDQKLPIKVFSINKSGALKRVVSGEDEGTLVHV; encoded by the coding sequence ATGAGCAGCAGAGCATACAAACGGGTTCTTCTCAAACTTTCCGGCGAGGCGCTGATGGGCGATGATGCATTTGGCATCAATCGCTCCACCATCGTCCGCATGACCGATGAGATCGCCGAAGTCGCCGCCACTGGCGTCGAGCTGGCCATCGTCATCGGCGGAGGCAACATCTTCCGTGGCGTCGCCCCGGGCGCGCAGGGCATGGACCGCGCTACCGCCGACTACATGGGCATGATGGCCACCATCATGAACGCGCTTGCGCTGCAAGACGCGCTCAAGCACAAGGGTATCGACACCCGCGTACAATCGGCCCTGAACATTGATCAGGTCGTCGAGCCCTACATCCGCCCGAAGGCCCTGCGCTACCTCGAAGAGGGCAAGGTCGTCATCTTCGCCGCGGGCACCGGCAACCCCTTCTTCACCACCGATACCGCGGCCGCCTTGCGCGGCGCCGAAATCGGCGCGGAGATCGTGTTGAAGGCCACCAAGGTGGACGGCATCTACAGCGCGGATCCCAACAAGGATCCGACCGCCACGCGCTATGCGCGGATCAGCTTCGATGAGGCGATCGTCCGCCGTCTGGAAGTCATGGACGCCACCGCCTTCGCGCTGTGCCGCGACCAGAAACTGCCGATCAAAGTGTTTTCGATCAATAAGTCCGGCGCGCTCAAGCGAGTCGTCAGCGGCGAAGACGAAGGCACGTTGGTACACGTCTAA